In a genomic window of Gammaproteobacteria bacterium:
- a CDS encoding PA2169 family four-helix-bundle protein: MLLNDAQIALNDVLVNIKDAADHYDDAAGMLEPDATAALFRELAQQRRDIADELESHIRNLGGLPRNADGDRETVARLLARLKATLSADKRIELLTEREHVEGGIDTMIATALRQDLPADTRDYLQQVRADIEIARQRLAEAKTLPS; this comes from the coding sequence ATGCTGCTCAATGATGCCCAGATCGCTCTCAACGATGTGCTCGTGAACATCAAGGACGCCGCCGATCATTACGACGACGCCGCCGGCATGCTGGAACCGGACGCCACCGCGGCGCTGTTCCGTGAACTCGCGCAACAGCGCCGCGACATCGCCGATGAGCTCGAATCCCATATTCGGAATCTGGGGGGTCTACCGCGCAACGCGGATGGCGACCGCGAAACCGTCGCGCGCCTGCTCGCGCGGCTGAAGGCCACCTTATCGGCCGACAAACGCATCGAGCTTTTGACCGAGCGCGAACACGTCGAGGGCGGAATCGACACGATGATAGCGACAGCCCTGCGACAGGACTTGCCGGCGGACACCCGCGATTACCTGCAACAGGTGCGCGCCGATATCGAGATTGCCCGTCAGCGTCTCGCCGAGGCGAAGACACTCCCATCCTAG